The DNA window taaataaagtaaaacaaataaattatatggGAATAGTAGTATTGTTATATAGGTATAtgcttttatatttaaaatcgtATCAGATAATacggtattataaaaaataaaaaataataatataaatatatatatatatatatatatatatatatatatatatatattgttcacttgcatataaaaatatattcattgtataccaaaaaatatatttataataatatcaagACCATGTTATTGtatatcttatttatatttttattcccaATTCACCTTTTAAATCATACTAGATAATACGATATACTAAATATATgtaaattatactaaaaatatacatattttcactattatatagaaaaaatatacTCCTTGTATATTATAAgttatctatttaattttatcagtATTGTTGTTTATCAATGTATACATTTACACACAATTTGCTTTTAACATCATATTAGACAAtgcatctatactatatataaaagcacagatGGAGGGGAGGGGAGGGAGGGgagggacaggcaaatttacggaataactctttttaatttatattaaataacggttttatagtcattaacaaattagttatttaattaattactaaaaaattattataattatagttttagttaaaataaaattatatcatgaCGGAGGAATACTAATTGAGTATAGAAAAAAATAGCTAATCttttccaaattaataggaatatcaatctttggggggggggggggggggggggggacatgcaaatttacggCATaactctttttaatttatattaaataacggttatagtcattaacaaattagttttttaattaattactaaaagttattataattagagttttagataaaataaaattgtatcatgACGGAGGAATACTAATtgagtataaaaaaaatagctaatcttttccaaattaataggaatatcaatttttttgtttaactaCTCTAGACACGCAATTAATATTGTTCAAATCTTTGTTAGTTATGTGTAAacctataaaaaattaatttgatttttttaattttattttaaaataatagtacatgaattgacgagtcacgttacgagtcacgtgcgtagcacgcaAAGCGAGACTAGTTATATTAAAAGTGTatataaattattcaaaaaaaatatacatgatGGTTTATCTCACGTAGACTACTTCTAATTTTCAAAGCAACCGACATATCATTTTCTTGAACTACTTTTAAAAAAGtgtaacaagaaaaataaatttattttctcttctctgcatatattttaagatttaaaaaaattcacaaaattgTTTTCTCTTTATCTCTTCATGTTTTCCATTTTCCGTAGTCTCAACGCCCACTTAATTACTACAAAACTTTATATCCGATTTGTGAAAAATTATTCGCGATGTCATCATCGACAAATAAAGCATCCCTTCGATCATCATACTTGCAACTTTATATCATCATAGAAATTGTGTTTCTATTTTTGTAgatctgatttttttaaaaaaaaatagaagttaGTCAACTATTTGCAAATCGAGAAGAATAAaagatatataattttattagccTAAACATTGCATTTTTCGAAGATCTCGCAAAGTAGATGAAGATTTTTTTGAGATAAACATTTAGCAAGCTAAGAAAAttgaatcataaaaaaaaaaagctaagaAAATTGAGTACGTGTTTGTTGCAAATTCTCTtagacaaatatatatatttgcaaTTCTTTTTGGTGAAAATATGTTGATTGCAAAAGAAGAAGTCAATACATACATATGCAATTATccttaataaaaataacatttttttttgaaaaaaaaaaacccctTAAATATATTAGATTATAGaaaaaatcactcaaaaatccaataaatggACATTGTCTTTTTTCAAATGCTAACTTATCAAAATCTTTAcatattttgtctttttaagGATGTTGTCATTTTATATAAAGACTTTGAAAATGTTAGCATTTTATAAAAGTTAGTTTTTAGGGTATAGAAATTAGCATTTAAGGcataaaaattaccatttagaGTTTGGTTTTAAGCCGGTGGTGGTTGGTGGTGGGGAGTGCCGATAATTTCCGTCGGGGACCGTCGGTGGGGTTGGTGGTTGAAGGTGGTGGCAAAGGGAAGGTGATCGGTGGCCAATGGTCGGAGGTGGCATGTCATACCCGTCGATGACCGCTGGTGGGGATGGAGACCGGCAGCGGGGGAGCATGGGTCGTTGTTGGTTTCCGTCGACAACAGTCGGTGGAAGGGTGGCGATAACTGGAGGGGTGGCAGCCGAAAGGGTTGCCCGGAGGCGGGTACAGATGGTGGCGAAAGTGTTCGGTGGTCGGTTTGAGGTTGTTTAGAGTTGTTAGGTTGATTTGGAATTAGTTTAAGatgagtttatattttttataaattttttaaattttagatacCGATGTAATAAATGGGTCTACTTAGCATTTGGGTAAATTTCATAGTTCTATGGATCTCCCTAGATTATATCTAGTGAACGAcacttttttttgataaaagatATTTGTATTACCTCAATGATAAGACATGGAAGGTAAAGAAACTTATATAATCAGTTTTGGATACAGAAAAATACAAACTTCTAAATGCGTACAAGCTAGAATAAGGAAAAGACGGATGAAAAGACTTGTAAAAGAGAACCGCCTTGGTAATGCTTTCCAAAATAAGACTGTCTATAGTTTTGAACTTGAAGACACGTTTATTTCTAACTTTCCATAAAGACCAATTAATGAAGAATCATATAGAATTTCATAGAGTCCTATATATTTTCCTGCAAAGACTAGACCAAAAATCGTAGAAACTCTCTATAGAATAAGGCAAAACCCAATCGTTATTGCTCAATCTCATAAGCATACGACCAAGCTTGCCGTGCAAATGTACAATGAAGTAAAATATGTGCAGAAGACTCCACCTGTATACAAAGAAGACAACCACTATTTTCCTCTAAAATAATACCTCTCCGAACCAAAACAGCGTTTGAAGAGATTATGTCCCAAGTTACAAGCCAATGAAAAATTTGAACTTGTGGAGGAAGCTTCGTGGCCCAAATCATACGAATGAAATCACTTCCCCTGACCAAACTATTCAAGCTAATCTTCTTCTCCATAAGCAACCCGAACATAACAGCTGAAGTGTAATGTTGTTTCTGCTGCCAAACCAGAAAATCCCGCCTCCCCTGTTGAAGATTGAACCCCGATAATAGCATCTGCAGACGACTCATCTCAGCAGCTTCTCCAACTCATAAATGACGAGACCAAGACAAGTTGCAAATCTTCCCTTCACCATCAATAGCAACTGAAACCAGCAAATTTTTATTTCTGCAGATACTAAATgaagaattaaatttttaatacattaGATCCTAATCACTTATCCCACCAAAATCTAGTGTTTAAGCCATCACCAACTTTAACCAAAATTTGAGAAACAAATAACTCCCAAGCAACTGAATTATGAATACAAGCCGAACCAATTCCTCGCCAAATATGAGACAGCCGCACACAATTAACAGAAAGAAGatcaaaccaaaaattaacTCCCAAGCTATTAGCAATGACATTAAACCAAAGAGAACTAGAATCGGCATTCATAAACTTCCAAATccatttaaaaagaaaacaataattctttaaaCGAAAAGGAGCAACATTTAAACCACCTTCCGAGAATGGTAAACACACCACCGACCAACCAACTTTACTGAAATACGAACCTTCCGGCTTGCCACCCCATAAAAAAACGTCTCGTTGTTTGTTCTATTTTCCGAGCTACAGACTGAGGAATGTTAAGCGAGCACATGTTGTAAATGGGCAAACTACTAGTGACCAACTTAATTAGAACAAGTCTGCCCGCAGGAGAAAGAAGATTACCTCACCAAGAAGATAGCTGAGAAGCAGCATTCTGGATAAAAGGATCCCAAAATTATTCCTTAATGTTTTTCAGAGATAAAGGAAGACTCATATATGTTATCAGAAGACTCTCAATTTTGCAATTCAGAATTGCAATTATTGAATTCAAAGAAGAATTATCCACATTAATACATATTAATGAAGACTTGTTAAAGTTGATGATTTGAAGCCCCGAGATCAACTCAAAACAATAAAGAATTCTCATAAGATTTCTAATATGCTCCAGATCATTAGGGATGAAAATAAACATATCATCTGCAAACTGAAGAATAGAGACAGGAGTAATTGGCATACCCATCAATTGAAATTCCATCAATAAGACCTTTTGAAGTTGCTGCCGCACAAAGAGCCCTCAATCCTTCAGCTGCTATAACGAAAAGCATAAGAAAAAGCAAATCATCCTGTCTAACCCTATTTTCCATGAACAAATTATCAGAAGGACACCCATTTACTAAAACAGCTAGCCGGGAAGAATTGAAACAAGAATCCATCCAACTAACCCAagtattattaaaattcataAGGCCaagcatttttgaaataaattccCAAGATATAGAATCAAAAGCCTTTCTGAAGTTAAGCTTAATCATGAAAGCATGTTTTCTCCAGCTGTGAATAACATGAATCATCTCCAAAGAAATCATATGGCAGTCATGAATACTTCGGCTTTTAACAAACCCAAATTGATTATCCGAGATAATTGAAGTAAGAATAGGAGCCAATTTTATTGCCAAGACCTTGGAAACCAATTTTCTCATACCATTCACCAAGCTAATTGGCCTAAAATCAGAAATATTATTTGCTCCTTGAATTTTTGGTAAAAGCACCAAAAATACGGTATTCAACCCAATAGGAAAATCTTCAATCTGATGAAAACTATAGAAATGATTCATGATATCGCCCTTTAGAATATCCCAAgttttcttataaaaataattaaagtcaACCGAACCCGGAGCCTTATTATTATCGCAGCTAGACAAAGCTGAAAATACTTCCTCTTCATAAAATGGAGCCGAAAAAAAAGATGCATGAGAAGAAGATAACTTCTTGATAGGCATTCTAAGAAGAGAGTACGCCGGGTAAACTATTTTTTGAAACAACTTCTTAAATACAAGAAGATGTTATGCTTGATTGCAGACGGATTGCTATAGCAAACATTATCAACTACTATTTCAGATATGAGGTTATTTCGAGATCTAATCGAAGCCACAGAATGAAAATACTTAGAATTATGATCCCCAAATAAATTCCAGCTTATCCTTGATTTTTGCAACCACAACGATTCTATTTGGTTTGAAACCGAATTAAAGTCGGATTTTAAAGAAGAAAGTTGAACCGTTTCATCAGCAGATAACGCGCGGGCTATGCTTTGCCGAATAAAAGAACTTCTCGAATTCAAATCCCCAAAGACTGATTTATTCCAAACTCGAATAAGCTTACGCAGCTCCTTGAGTTTAAAGGCAAAACTACTTAGAGTTCTTTCAGCTAAGTCTAACCGAGATTgcttaacaaaataaaaaaaaacccatCATGCTCCCACCAAGCATAAATAGTTTTGAACGGTTTAGGTACCCAATCCATAGCTACCTCTGAGCAGAAAAGAAGCGGAACATGATTTGAAAATGTTATCGAAAGAGCCTTCAAGAAGATCTTCGGCCACGAAGTAACAACATTAGACGAAACAAAACAACGATCAATCTTGAATCTCGAAATATTATTGTTCCATGTAAAAAATCGACCATGCATGTTGACTTCAATAAGATTCGAAGAAATGAAATCTGAAAATTCTAACATAGAATTAGAAAAACCCATGTAGTTGACCCTCTCGGAAGGATATAAAATTTCATTGAAGTCACCTGCCATAGCGCATAATCTATCGGTAGAGGTAAGCAGAAGAAGCTCATTTCAAAGCAAAACTCTATCTTTAGGACAACTGCTAGCATAAATGAGAAAAACTCTTATTTTcaaagaaaaccaaacaaaGTCTAAGTAAATCCATCTATCCGAGATGACTATATTAGTTGGAGAGATTTTGTTGTTATTCCAAATACAAAGCAAGCCACCCAAAGCACCGTGTGAAGGAGAGTAATAAAAATAGAAGTTCAAACTAGACCAAACACATTTAATGTTaaaatcatcaaaaaaaaaatttcttagtTTCCACCAAACCCAATAAATAGATATTATTTTTGGTCACCAACGAGCGAGCGAATGAATCTTTGTTTTCTAGAAAACGACATACCGCCACGACAATTTCAAgataaaaagttaaaaggtaacgacataagaaaataataacatGAATCTAAGAATACTCCTAAGTGCGATTCTTAATGCCTTGAGATAAAAGGGACGTTATCTGCTCCGACACTTATGGGCCCATTTCCATAACTTGGCCTTTTTGGACCGGTTACCATGAAGAGAAGCACAAGGAATTTATGACCTtgctaaaaaaaaaaggaattcatgacatgtctatagcaaatttaaaagttagccCAATATCAAAGCTTGAATTAAAGTTCAGCCTCAGATCATTTTCTGTGGTTTTCTTTATTCTCATAAATCTAAAATATATACgacataatttcaaaatagtattttttttactcaattatactatacattaaaatgaaataaaaacgACATAGAGTGTAAACGACATTAATTATAAGACAAAACACATGCTTGAAATATAAAACGGCTGGTAAGCAAACAAATACTAGTAGAAAGCGGCACAAAACGACAACAATAAGTGTGCTATTGCCGATAAAGTAAGAATAAGATGAAAAGATAACTTTTACACCCTTTAGTAAGGATAAGAATTGCtacattttattttagaaagtGAAATAAGgtgaattttcaaaataaattaataaatattagaaTGATGATTTCTATAACTTTCTCTTTAATATtggtatttataattttttgaaatcaaaatagaattttagctttaatttttTCGTtgtttatttatgaaataattttccttttctttttaaacattttcagcATTATTCATCGtatttttctaaatatgttttattgtctttttcaattctaaatgaaaaaaaaagtaaaatgtattCATCACGTCCTTTGCCAacacattaaaaaatatttcatagtattattacatatgtgaaaattttaaataactaaattatattgttaaaattttaatattttagtaaaacaTTGTAGGCTTTGTTTACAGATATGTGGTgggtataatttaaaaaaattatttattaatgtgattttttatatataattaagttTGTATCGACAATTAGACAAATTAAATAACATgtaaacaataaatttaatcaaaaataaattaattgcaatagcttaaaaagaaaattaatgttatttttattacaaaataatcaaaataaattgtgtaaaatattaaaagttttcGTGATAAATGTTTTCCTAAATTATTTATACCACACTttccataattttatttattttaatttgagtgttttcaattttcaatttattttgacatattaatctatagTTGTCATTCCCATTTTCACAagttacaatttaaataactaattatattaaaacttgataataaaaaatttattaaatttataaaaacaaaataaattataatattccGCTGCATCGCGCGGATAATATGCTAGTtcacattaaaaattaattcttttattcTTCCACGTTAGTTTCAGTAAAGtttcatataattatgtttaacaatttttttttaaaaaagtaacttTCTTTTTAAGGCACATTGAAACTTAATTCTTTTATTCTTCCACATTAGTTTCAATAAAGTTtcatgtatatatatttaacaatttttttaaaaacaattttctttttgaaattgaGAAGAAGCAGAGTTTGTGGGAAAATCGGACCCACAACCTAACAAGTTgttgttaaaaataattacatacgaccattaaaattatatacaatatttcatatttaatttttcaaattttaatccaacaaaaaaatataaaaataataccggacacaaaaaaatatactctcttcgtcccgtttaaaaagaaatatatcatgtttttaaatgtttcacataaGAAGGACATATCGTATTTTctgtataaatttatatttaattttcatttttatccttgtttttctttcttaaaTTAATAAGTATAATTCTAAATACAACTTACAATACCACCATTAATAGgagtaaaataagaaaatacaatactaattaatgttttcttcaTCCATGTGAAAAAAGTGTATATCtctttttaaacgggacggagggagtattaattaAAGTATATGTCTTTAGAGAAGAAGAAATCTTAAGGCGCAGGTGAGTTGGTAATGCTTTCTCCTGTCTTAAATgaggtcgtgggttcgaaccgtactcatataTGCAGTCGTTAAAAACTTGGGGTTAGAGATTTATTTCCGCAAAGTACCTACCCGACTCGAGTGAAAATTAATCTGATTATGAAAAGGTTAAAAGTACAGCTTTATAGTTGAACACCATTCAGGACACATT is part of the Mercurialis annua linkage group LG3, ddMerAnnu1.2, whole genome shotgun sequence genome and encodes:
- the LOC126672822 gene encoding uncharacterized protein LOC126672822, with translation MSRLQMLLSGFNLQQGRRDFLVWQQKQHYTSAVMFGLLMEKKISLNSLVRGSDFIRMIWATKLPPQVQIFHWLVTWDIISSNAVLVRRGIILEENSGCLLCIQVESSAHILLHCTFARQAWSYAYEIEQ